From Miscanthus floridulus cultivar M001 chromosome 15, ASM1932011v1, whole genome shotgun sequence, the proteins below share one genomic window:
- the LOC136508002 gene encoding uncharacterized protein: MASSTSSYPLVLLLLLAATAAAAAATEASIGGGNTTATSSSSPTAYEMLERYDFPRGILPAGVSGYELRGDGSFEVYFPRPCEFLLAGTWLVRYEARVRGSVAAGSLTALEGISVKVLFLWLGVGEVDRAGDTLSFYIGPVATSFPLDDFAESPRCRGYDYDGAGADDGFFLPAAAASS; this comes from the coding sequence ATGGCCAGCAGCACAAGCAGCTACCCTCTCGTGCTGCTCCTGCTGCTGGCGGCCacggccgcagcagcagccgccaccGAGGCGTCCATCGGCGGCGGCAACACGACcgcgacgtcgtcgtcgtcgccgacgGCGTACGAGATGCTGGAGCGGTACGACTTCCCGCGGGGGATCCTACCGGCGGGGGTGTCCGGGTACGAGCTCCGCGGGGACGGCAGCTTCGAGGTGTACTTCCCGCGGCCCTGCGAGTTCCTGCTGGCGGGGACGTGGCTGGTCCGGTACGAGGCGCGCGTGCGGGGCTCCGTCGCGGCCGGGTCGCTCACGGCGCTTGAGGGGATCAGCGTGAAGGTGCTCTTCCTGTGGCTCGGCGTCGGCGAGGTGGACCGCGCCGGGGACACGCTCAGCTTCTACATCGGCCCCGTCGCCACCTCGTTCCCGCTCGatgactttgccgagagcccgcgcTGCCGCGGCTATGACTATGATGGCGCCGGCGCCGACGACGGCTTCTtcctcccggcggcggcggcatcgtcGTGA
- the LOC136508001 gene encoding uncharacterized protein isoform X2 encodes MSACSPVPTLRPDERSDLLSLLAAAARPLTDVVADFLARFPRERRLRVGGALSFLLEDKKMLHPTGRLIAFAILHQSYSPQTANPYIPILLNAACDETSEKSERAFVQLLLTSSSGNNNNEVLNQSAVDYINGSVSASQDFLPREQLEKQYCSTSVHSRPQISSFRAAMVRSAIPDPDVPQSCANSPESSISPPGSKQKSASDDRDATIAVLLQDKSGGRLGPQWIRPTPPRLPVLDGELQWLNPDNNHELLWDYSMCADTSRGAAIRDLIARALKGPLAPAQQEQVIVELTNDPKLVYYCGMTPQKLPDLVEHNPLIAVEVLSKLIHSPDIPGYFDVLVHMEMSLHSMEVVNRLTTAVDLPTEFVHEYITNCIQSCQNIKDKYMQNRLVRLVCVFLQSLIRNKIINGL; translated from the exons ATGTCGGCGTGCTCCCCCGTCCCCACGCTGCGTCCCGACGAGCGGTCCGACCTCCTCTCGCtgctggccgccgccgcccgcccgctcACCGACGTCGTCGCCGACTTCCTCGCGCGGTTCCCCCGCGAGCGCCGCCTCCGCGTCGGCGgcgccctctccttcctcctcgag GACAAGAAGATGCTTCATCCTACTGGCCGTTTAATTGCATTTGCAATTCTTCATCAGAGCTATTCGCCGCAGACGGCAAATCCATATATTCCTATATTGTTAAAT GCAGCCTGTGATGAAACGTCAGAGAAATCAGAACGGGCATTTGTCCAATTATTATTGACTTCATCTAGTGGAAACAATAATAACGAG GTCCTGAATCAGTCTGCGGTAGATTACATTAATGGATCTGTTTCAGCATCTCAG GATTTTTTGCCTCGGGAACAACTTGAGAAGCAATATTGCAGTACTAGTGTACACTCCCGGCCTCAGATTAGTAGTTTCAGAGCTGCTATGGTTAGAAGTGCTATACCAGATCCAGACGTGCCTCAAAGTTGTGCAAATTCACCAGA GTCTTCGATATCACCACCTGGAAGCAAGCAGAAATCTGCTTCTGATGATAGAGATGCTACTATTGCTGTTTTACTCCAAGACAAATCGGGGGGAAGGTTGGGTCCGCAATGGATTCGGCCCACACCCCCAAGACTTCCTGTACTTGATGGGGAG CTACAATGGTTGAACCCTGACAATAACCACGAGCTATTATGGGATTATAGCATGTGTGCTGACACGAGTCGAGGGGCTGCTATCCGAGATTTGATTGCAAGAGCCTTAAAAGGTCCACTTGCACCTGCCCAACAGGAG CAAGTCATAGTAGAACTGACAAATGATCCTAAACTGGTTTATTACTGTGGGATGACCCCACAGAAGCTTCCT GATCTTGTTGAACACAACCCGCTCATTGCTGTTGAGGTACTTTCGAAGCTAATTCACTCTCCTGACATTCCTGG TTACTTTGATGTTCTTGTGCACATGGAAATGAGCTTGCATTCTATGGAAGTTGTGAACAGACTTACTACTGCTGTTGACCTTCCAACAGAGTTTGTCCATGAGTACATCACAAATTGTATCCAATCATGTCAAAACATAAAG GATAAATACATGCAAAACAGACTTGTGAGACTAGTTTGTGTTTTCCTGCAGAGTCTTATCCGAAACAAGATTATAAACG GCTTGTAA
- the LOC136508001 gene encoding uncharacterized protein isoform X1, with translation MSACSPVPTLRPDERSDLLSLLAAAARPLTDVVADFLARFPRERRLRVGGALSFLLEDKKMLHPTGRLIAFAILHQSYSPQTANPYIPILLNAACDETSEKSERAFVQLLLTSSSGNNNNEVLNQSAVDYINGSVSASQDFLPREQLEKQYCSTSVHSRPQISSFRAAMVRSAIPDPDVPQSCANSPESSISPPGSKQKSASDDRDATIAVLLQDKSGGRLGPQWIRPTPPRLPVLDGELQWLNPDNNHELLWDYSMCADTSRGAAIRDLIARALKGPLAPAQQEQVIVELTNDPKLVYYCGMTPQKLPDLVEHNPLIAVEVLSKLIHSPDIPGYFDVLVHMEMSLHSMEVVNRLTTAVDLPTEFVHEYITNCIQSCQNIKDKYMQNRLVRLVCVFLQSLIRNKIINVQDLFIEVQAFCIEFSRIREAAGLFRLLKSLE, from the exons ATGTCGGCGTGCTCCCCCGTCCCCACGCTGCGTCCCGACGAGCGGTCCGACCTCCTCTCGCtgctggccgccgccgcccgcccgctcACCGACGTCGTCGCCGACTTCCTCGCGCGGTTCCCCCGCGAGCGCCGCCTCCGCGTCGGCGgcgccctctccttcctcctcgag GACAAGAAGATGCTTCATCCTACTGGCCGTTTAATTGCATTTGCAATTCTTCATCAGAGCTATTCGCCGCAGACGGCAAATCCATATATTCCTATATTGTTAAAT GCAGCCTGTGATGAAACGTCAGAGAAATCAGAACGGGCATTTGTCCAATTATTATTGACTTCATCTAGTGGAAACAATAATAACGAG GTCCTGAATCAGTCTGCGGTAGATTACATTAATGGATCTGTTTCAGCATCTCAG GATTTTTTGCCTCGGGAACAACTTGAGAAGCAATATTGCAGTACTAGTGTACACTCCCGGCCTCAGATTAGTAGTTTCAGAGCTGCTATGGTTAGAAGTGCTATACCAGATCCAGACGTGCCTCAAAGTTGTGCAAATTCACCAGA GTCTTCGATATCACCACCTGGAAGCAAGCAGAAATCTGCTTCTGATGATAGAGATGCTACTATTGCTGTTTTACTCCAAGACAAATCGGGGGGAAGGTTGGGTCCGCAATGGATTCGGCCCACACCCCCAAGACTTCCTGTACTTGATGGGGAG CTACAATGGTTGAACCCTGACAATAACCACGAGCTATTATGGGATTATAGCATGTGTGCTGACACGAGTCGAGGGGCTGCTATCCGAGATTTGATTGCAAGAGCCTTAAAAGGTCCACTTGCACCTGCCCAACAGGAG CAAGTCATAGTAGAACTGACAAATGATCCTAAACTGGTTTATTACTGTGGGATGACCCCACAGAAGCTTCCT GATCTTGTTGAACACAACCCGCTCATTGCTGTTGAGGTACTTTCGAAGCTAATTCACTCTCCTGACATTCCTGG TTACTTTGATGTTCTTGTGCACATGGAAATGAGCTTGCATTCTATGGAAGTTGTGAACAGACTTACTACTGCTGTTGACCTTCCAACAGAGTTTGTCCATGAGTACATCACAAATTGTATCCAATCATGTCAAAACATAAAG GATAAATACATGCAAAACAGACTTGTGAGACTAGTTTGTGTTTTCCTGCAGAGTCTTATCCGAAACAAGATTATAAACG TTCAAGATCTTTTCATTGAGGTACAAGCGTTCTGTATTGAATTTTCACGGATAAGGGAAGCAGCTGGTCTATTCCGGCTACTCAAATCGTTGGAGTGA